One Ignavibacteriota bacterium genomic window carries:
- a CDS encoding DUF3800 domain-containing protein, whose translation MGQFYIDDSVHDEAGFIIGACVYTNIDIEEKIIEIIKSNGFDPDSFEYKSSANYSKEHEKAKIREHLKGLFSDSCKLGIVVIPSTSRKQLGFECIKAVKQFIDSNEKIKKPVSIYFDQGMFTSKDKAEQFISTINFTDCKFHLEQNSIEIKGIQLADLAAHISSIQLKDALGLVTKMVKAGDNSGYDPDLDIELGFEMWATIRYTFFNEVTKLYTDDPIADATLKVEPYGLYISDLCDKNLTDIARTKFGDIYLGCIH comes from the coding sequence ATGGGACAATTCTACATAGATGATAGTGTTCACGATGAGGCTGGTTTTATTATCGGTGCTTGTGTTTATACGAACATTGACATAGAAGAAAAAATCATTGAAATAATAAAATCCAATGGGTTTGACCCAGATAGTTTTGAGTATAAGAGCAGTGCGAACTATTCAAAAGAACACGAAAAAGCCAAAATTCGTGAACACCTAAAGGGACTGTTTAGCGACAGTTGCAAACTTGGCATTGTAGTGATTCCAAGTACAAGTAGAAAACAACTTGGCTTTGAATGTATAAAAGCTGTTAAGCAGTTTATTGACAGCAATGAAAAAATTAAAAAGCCTGTCAGTATTTATTTTGACCAAGGAATGTTTACATCCAAAGACAAAGCAGAACAATTTATATCTACAATAAATTTTACTGACTGTAAGTTTCATTTAGAACAAAACTCAATTGAAATAAAAGGTATTCAACTTGCAGACCTTGCGGCTCATATCTCCTCAATACAACTTAAAGACGCATTGGGTTTAGTTACAAAAATGGTTAAGGCGGGCGACAACTCTGGTTACGACCCAGACTTGGACATTGAACTTGGATTTGAAATGTGGGCGACTATTCGCTACACATTTTTCAATGAAGTTACTAAACTTTACACTGACGACCCAATTGCCGATGCGACTTTAAAAGTTGAACCTTATGGACTTTACATTTCAGACCTTTGTGACAAGAATTTGACTGACATTGCAAGAACAAAATTTGGCGACATTTATTTAGGATGCATACATTGA
- a CDS encoding cell wall-active antibiotics response protein, with amino-acid sequence MRYSFGGVILILIGGLFLLDNLGVADFGEVISTFWPLILIVWGFTVLRNRRKPKPETCDLPRTDIHQTLGGELIHESNVFGDIFLSITSQVFKGGSINGTFGDIELDLSKTTFAEGEHFLRIHGVFGDCTIITPKDSAVTVSASSTAGDLYVFGQKKSGFSPSIDAVSPSYANSTSRLKIMVSITFGDIKVS; translated from the coding sequence ATGCGTTATTCATTTGGCGGAGTTATTCTCATTCTTATTGGCGGACTTTTTTTACTTGATAATCTTGGTGTTGCAGATTTCGGTGAAGTCATCAGCACATTCTGGCCCCTGATTCTTATCGTTTGGGGATTTACAGTACTTCGGAATCGAAGGAAACCGAAACCGGAGACCTGCGATTTACCCCGAACCGATATTCACCAAACACTTGGAGGAGAATTGATTCACGAGTCGAATGTGTTTGGAGATATTTTTCTCAGCATCACTTCACAGGTTTTCAAAGGCGGTTCCATCAACGGAACGTTTGGCGATATTGAACTTGACCTTTCAAAAACAACATTTGCTGAAGGTGAACACTTTCTCCGCATCCATGGAGTGTTTGGCGATTGCACGATTATCACGCCGAAGGATAGCGCAGTAACGGTTTCAGCAAGTTCTACAGCAGGCGACCTGTATGTTTTCGGTCAGAAGAAGAGCGGGTTCTCCCCTTCGATTGATGCCGTTTCGCCATCGTACGCTAACAGCACATCCCGATTGAAAATTATGGTAAGCATTACGTTCGGTGATATTAAAGTCTCGTGA
- a CDS encoding T9SS type A sorting domain-containing protein, translated as MYVVIVLLSILEILFSVTAIAQRKPSSDIPLDEQAYSRWLITGKGNMPRISSEKLHSVTEFEKEPEIIGDIQTEVEYYKRVNGEALGWTPEQKLKTHQAAQSFSEERNFKNKSVNSPPSEWTLRGPVGMRHQCNTSLYWSGRVSCLDFNSTNGLYVGAASGGLWAPVILFFVPIADKLPTLRSGSVALHPTEVGTIYYGTGEYSTQGGGGGTGTYKTTDNGANWTRMNLLPTPTHTSKVLIAPWNNNTVYVAGNTGLYVSYDNGDNWSRRHFSNVSSLECSADSSVMLLGSVANGVYRSTDQGWTWDQLTTDLPTNDWRRIGFTTLDIATRASQSAPIRAYVQIARVMINGDTTYTGNVEGVYRCDDLLANPPRWTNITPMGTQRVYHWSQGWIHNAIEVHPTNQDLVWLGGGTLLKSTNAGGNWIDVAPPHADIKVIKYRTGDNLLYLGGDGGLFTSTNDGTTWSSILNQLLPTTMFYNIDVCKTDDRVVFGSSQDNATEGTSIASPSTWRVSNIADGIDATVDWSDPLTVFATTQFGDVFRTTNGGVHCPPEPNWPWLNNGLQKTSWSAYVYQDPSDANWVYYNGNNVVYYSTNKGTNWNSIGISFPKTVFNIAVSSDGQFLYTIVDTTSMRLFTFQKITLPLGGYLWFPFAGANGTPSVRPIKVITSLTNPSVAYSLFNGPSATQRVFKTTDNGVNWQNITGNFTQNIPLHDLVESPVNSNVLWLGTDQGVYKSTNGGTTWWWWNKGMPDAVVVNDMEYAFSAGGDYLLAGTFGRSVFERNVNAPVFSLSELLTQPNAISNYLNTVLVAGDSGRFARSTDGGNNWSLVQSPSNERLLDVFMIDSLFGWVVGRNGNLMRTSDGGNNWEVFNSPTSSDLKGVFFTDDKNGFLLGADGAIYKTTNSGTDWETALQSFNGSLNKVLFTHPNVGWAVGTDVSGQNPVGVLYSTFNGGSTWYSMYVPGLNTIGALHSIHAVNPYLMYAIGEGGKMFKTTDFGQSWNSYETGFDETMYSIFFRDENNGWACGQFGTIIKTTDGGTTWSLEESETSGDLLALRLVGDNLIVGGATGVYSKTIEEPITQTYSVNERWNLLSIPLGLANYSKKSVFPTAVSDAFSFNGQYVANSELQNGVGYWMKFQNTASIDLTGYPLTKSVIEVQEGWNLIGSLSSSVPVYSIIQEPAGVVESNYYGYEGGYAIADAIEPAKGYWVKANQAGRLILDSEPLIFTDSLTEVYPDSANLSLFDVLTFSDGKKNKQQLFVSTKREEQRTMLKFIAPPLPPEGAFDVRFKTGRLLECADLNTTRSIPITVSSASYPLTVSWDIQHANEYPILSVNGKQTRLDHTGTLTITEESTISLSLAKGFDASLPKEFSLEQNYPNPFNPITAIHYQLPVDTRVSLKVFNMLGQEVATLVEGEQEAGYQTAQWNASGTASGVYIYRLTTSNGFTAQRKMALIR; from the coding sequence ATGTATGTTGTTATAGTTCTTCTTTCAATTCTTGAAATTCTTTTTTCAGTTACTGCAATTGCCCAACGCAAACCGTCATCAGATATACCTCTTGATGAACAAGCATATAGTCGTTGGCTTATAACAGGAAAAGGAAACATGCCCCGGATAAGTTCAGAAAAATTACACTCCGTCACCGAGTTTGAGAAGGAGCCGGAAATTATCGGTGACATTCAGACAGAGGTCGAGTATTATAAGCGCGTCAATGGCGAGGCATTAGGATGGACTCCTGAACAAAAATTAAAAACACATCAAGCCGCTCAATCCTTCAGTGAAGAGAGAAACTTCAAAAACAAGTCAGTCAATTCTCCTCCGTCAGAGTGGACGCTTCGTGGTCCCGTCGGTATGAGACATCAATGCAACACTTCGCTTTATTGGTCAGGACGTGTGAGTTGTCTTGATTTCAATTCGACGAATGGATTGTATGTTGGCGCGGCAAGCGGTGGATTGTGGGCGCCTGTCATATTATTCTTTGTACCGATTGCGGATAAATTACCAACGCTTCGAAGCGGTAGTGTCGCGCTTCATCCGACAGAAGTCGGGACAATTTATTATGGAACGGGTGAATACTCAACTCAAGGCGGAGGCGGTGGAACCGGAACATATAAAACAACAGATAACGGTGCGAACTGGACAAGAATGAATCTTTTGCCCACACCTACACATACGTCAAAGGTGTTAATTGCACCATGGAACAATAATACAGTTTATGTAGCAGGAAATACAGGACTTTACGTTTCATACGACAATGGCGACAATTGGTCTCGTAGGCATTTTAGTAATGTTTCGAGTTTAGAATGTTCAGCAGATAGTTCCGTTATGTTGCTTGGTTCAGTTGCAAATGGCGTGTACAGATCAACCGATCAAGGTTGGACGTGGGATCAACTCACTACGGATTTACCAACTAATGACTGGAGACGTATAGGTTTTACGACGTTGGATATTGCAACCCGTGCATCACAATCTGCTCCTATCAGGGCATACGTACAGATAGCACGTGTAATGATTAACGGAGACACAACCTATACAGGGAATGTTGAAGGTGTATATCGTTGCGATGATTTGTTAGCCAATCCTCCAAGGTGGACAAATATCACTCCGATGGGAACACAACGCGTATATCACTGGAGTCAGGGATGGATTCATAATGCGATAGAAGTCCATCCGACGAATCAGGATTTGGTATGGCTTGGTGGTGGAACATTACTGAAAAGTACGAACGCAGGAGGTAACTGGATTGATGTTGCCCCTCCTCATGCCGATATTAAAGTAATTAAATATCGTACCGGTGATAATTTATTGTATCTCGGCGGCGATGGAGGACTCTTCACTTCGACAAATGATGGAACAACGTGGAGTTCTATTCTCAATCAATTATTACCGACCACGATGTTTTACAATATTGATGTTTGTAAAACTGATGACCGTGTTGTCTTCGGTTCATCACAGGATAATGCCACAGAAGGAACATCAATCGCAAGTCCTTCGACTTGGAGAGTAAGTAATATTGCTGATGGAATTGACGCAACGGTTGACTGGTCTGACCCGCTCACTGTTTTTGCGACGACTCAGTTCGGTGATGTGTTCAGAACGACGAATGGCGGGGTTCATTGTCCTCCCGAACCGAATTGGCCCTGGTTAAACAATGGGCTGCAGAAAACCTCGTGGTCGGCGTATGTTTATCAAGATCCTTCTGATGCAAATTGGGTTTATTATAATGGAAATAATGTTGTTTATTATTCAACAAATAAAGGGACGAATTGGAATTCAATAGGAATATCATTTCCAAAAACTGTATTCAATATTGCAGTCAGTTCAGACGGACAATTTTTATACACCATTGTTGATACAACTTCAATGCGGTTATTTACTTTTCAAAAAATAACGTTACCGCTTGGAGGATATTTGTGGTTTCCCTTTGCAGGTGCAAACGGTACACCATCAGTCAGACCGATAAAAGTAATCACATCCTTAACAAATCCGAGTGTGGCGTACTCACTTTTTAACGGACCATCAGCCACACAGCGTGTATTCAAAACAACAGACAACGGTGTGAACTGGCAAAATATTACCGGGAATTTTACACAAAATATTCCGCTACACGATTTAGTAGAAAGCCCTGTAAATTCTAATGTGCTCTGGCTTGGAACAGACCAAGGCGTGTACAAATCAACCAACGGTGGAACGACTTGGTGGTGGTGGAATAAAGGAATGCCGGATGCAGTAGTTGTGAATGACATGGAATATGCATTCTCAGCAGGAGGGGATTACCTGCTTGCCGGAACGTTTGGTAGAAGCGTTTTTGAACGGAATGTAAACGCCCCGGTATTTTCATTATCTGAATTATTAACACAACCCAATGCCATCAGCAATTATTTGAATACTGTTCTCGTTGCTGGAGATTCCGGAAGGTTTGCACGTTCTACGGATGGTGGAAATAACTGGAGTCTCGTTCAATCGCCTTCGAATGAACGATTGCTGGATGTATTTATGATTGATTCTCTTTTTGGCTGGGTTGTTGGAAGAAATGGAAATCTTATGAGGACATCCGATGGAGGAAACAATTGGGAAGTTTTTAATTCTCCAACTTCTTCGGATTTAAAAGGAGTATTTTTTACTGATGATAAAAATGGTTTTCTGCTTGGCGCGGATGGGGCAATTTATAAAACTACAAATAGTGGAACCGACTGGGAAACTGCATTGCAATCATTTAATGGTTCACTGAATAAAGTATTGTTCACTCATCCAAATGTTGGTTGGGCGGTGGGTACAGATGTGAGCGGGCAAAATCCGGTGGGTGTGCTTTACTCAACTTTTAACGGCGGTTCTACATGGTATTCGATGTACGTTCCCGGTTTAAATACTATCGGAGCGTTACACAGTATTCACGCGGTAAATCCATACTTGATGTACGCAATCGGAGAAGGTGGAAAAATGTTTAAGACTACCGATTTCGGTCAATCGTGGAACAGTTACGAAACCGGATTTGATGAGACGATGTACAGCATTTTCTTCCGGGATGAAAACAACGGTTGGGCTTGCGGTCAATTCGGAACAATTATCAAAACTACCGACGGCGGAACAACCTGGTCTCTTGAAGAATCAGAAACGTCAGGTGATTTACTTGCGTTACGGCTTGTTGGTGATAATCTCATTGTCGGTGGCGCGACAGGAGTGTATTCAAAAACAATTGAAGAACCTATTACACAAACGTACAGTGTCAACGAGCGATGGAATTTACTTTCTATTCCACTCGGCTTGGCAAATTACTCGAAGAAATCTGTCTTCCCGACAGCCGTCTCTGATGCATTTTCATTTAATGGGCAGTATGTTGCCAATTCGGAACTGCAGAACGGAGTTGGATATTGGATGAAGTTTCAGAATACAGCAAGCATTGATTTGACAGGATATCCACTAACAAAATCAGTGATTGAGGTTCAGGAAGGATGGAATTTGATTGGTTCTCTTTCGAGTTCTGTTCCTGTGTATTCAATTATTCAGGAACCAGCCGGAGTGGTTGAATCGAATTATTACGGCTACGAAGGAGGATACGCAATTGCAGATGCCATTGAACCGGCAAAAGGATATTGGGTGAAGGCAAATCAAGCAGGGCGATTGATTCTTGACTCAGAGCCGCTCATATTTACCGATTCATTGACCGAGGTTTATCCCGATAGCGCGAACCTTTCATTGTTTGATGTGCTTACGTTTTCAGATGGTAAGAAAAACAAACAACAACTTTTTGTTTCAACAAAAAGAGAAGAGCAAAGGACAATGTTGAAATTTATCGCTCCGCCGCTTCCGCCCGAAGGAGCGTTCGATGTACGATTCAAAACCGGAAGATTATTAGAGTGTGCGGATTTGAACACTACTCGTTCAATTCCGATTACGGTTTCTTCTGCTTCATACCCGTTGACTGTTAGTTGGGACATTCAACACGCGAATGAATATCCAATTCTTTCTGTGAATGGAAAGCAAACACGTTTAGACCATACTGGCACATTGACAATTACTGAGGAATCAACTATTTCACTTTCATTAGCAAAAGGATTTGACGCATCACTCCCGAAAGAATTTTCACTGGAACAGAATTATCCGAATCCGTTTAATCCTATCACCGCGATTCATTATCAATTACCGGTTGATACCCGTGTTTCACTCAAGGTGTTTAACATGCTCGGACAGGAAGTTGCAACGCTTGTTGAAGGTGAGCAGGAAGCAGGATATCAAACGGCGCAATGGAATGCAAGCGGAACGGCAAGCGGTGTCTATATTTATCGTTTAACAACATCAAACGGATTTACCGCTCAACGGAAGATGGCGTTGATTCGATAA
- the nth gene encoding endonuclease III: MKDKKQKTKEPLEQTKHRAKTILNRLRKEYPEATIALEYSNPLELLISTILSAQCTDVRVNMVTEKLFKKYRTVKDYANADQHELEKDIHSTGFFRAKAKNIIACCKALVENHKGKVPNTMEELTKLAGVGRKTANVVLGGAFGIVEGVVVDTHVGRLSQRLGFTHESDPKKIEQDLMQVIAKNDWFFIGNVLIWHGRKVCDARKPKCLDCSLSDLCPSATLKHN, translated from the coding sequence TTGAAAGATAAGAAACAAAAAACAAAGGAACCGCTCGAACAGACGAAACACCGTGCGAAAACGATTCTCAATCGTTTGAGAAAAGAATATCCTGAGGCAACCATCGCTCTCGAATATTCCAACCCGTTGGAGTTGCTTATCTCGACAATTCTTTCTGCTCAATGTACTGATGTTCGTGTGAACATGGTGACGGAGAAATTGTTTAAGAAATATCGTACTGTAAAAGATTATGCCAACGCTGACCAGCATGAACTTGAGAAAGACATTCACTCCACAGGATTCTTTCGGGCGAAGGCGAAAAACATTATAGCCTGTTGCAAGGCGCTCGTTGAGAACCACAAAGGAAAAGTACCAAACACAATGGAAGAACTGACCAAACTTGCCGGTGTTGGTCGCAAGACGGCAAACGTTGTGCTTGGCGGCGCGTTTGGAATCGTGGAAGGCGTTGTGGTTGATACGCATGTCGGTCGGCTTTCTCAGCGACTCGGCTTCACGCACGAATCCGACCCGAAAAAGATTGAGCAGGATTTGATGCAAGTGATTGCAAAGAACGATTGGTTTTTCATCGGAAATGTTTTGATTTGGCACGGACGAAAGGTATGCGATGCCCGAAAACCGAAATGCCTTGATTGTTCGCTGAGTGATTTATGTCCTTCCGCTACCTTGAAACATAATTGA
- the dusB gene encoding tRNA dihydrouridine synthase DusB produces the protein MKIGNITIPNAVLLAPMEDVTDISFRLICKRLGADIVYTEFVNSEGLIRNSEKTKRKMAFLEEERPFGIQLYGGSECSMETAAKMAEELQPDLIDINCGCWVKNVVGQGAGASLLKDLWKMESVISAVVKSVQLPVTVKTRLGWDEKSIRIVDVAKMVEDCGAKALTIHCRTRSQGNRGEVDYSHIPEVKQAVSIPIIVNGGIDTPQKAKSVFEETGCDGIMIASGAISNPWLFSEIKHYLNSNELLAPPTLEERINLLIEHLNHSVQLKGERGGVIEFRKYYSGYLHGYYGVSKLRAELMQFTDQQSVLDMLHLFLEKQVVAV, from the coding sequence ATGAAAATCGGAAACATTACCATTCCCAATGCCGTCCTTCTCGCTCCAATGGAAGACGTGACGGATATTTCTTTTCGTTTGATTTGTAAGCGACTCGGAGCGGACATCGTTTACACAGAGTTTGTCAACTCGGAAGGATTGATTCGGAATTCTGAGAAAACGAAACGAAAAATGGCTTTTCTTGAAGAAGAACGCCCGTTCGGAATTCAGTTGTATGGCGGCTCGGAATGCTCAATGGAAACAGCCGCAAAAATGGCGGAAGAACTTCAACCGGATTTGATTGATATTAACTGTGGCTGTTGGGTGAAGAATGTCGTGGGTCAGGGAGCCGGTGCAAGTTTACTGAAAGATTTATGGAAAATGGAAAGCGTTATTTCAGCAGTTGTGAAATCGGTTCAACTTCCGGTCACAGTGAAAACACGACTTGGGTGGGATGAAAAATCAATCCGGATTGTTGATGTCGCAAAGATGGTGGAAGATTGTGGTGCGAAAGCATTGACGATTCATTGCCGAACTCGCTCGCAAGGAAATCGCGGCGAAGTAGATTACTCTCACATACCCGAAGTGAAGCAGGCAGTTTCAATCCCCATCATCGTAAACGGCGGAATTGATACGCCGCAAAAAGCAAAATCCGTTTTTGAAGAAACCGGTTGCGATGGAATTATGATTGCAAGCGGCGCTATTTCAAATCCATGGCTTTTTTCCGAAATCAAACATTACTTGAATTCAAACGAATTGCTCGCTCCTCCTACCTTAGAAGAACGAATCAATTTGCTTATCGAACATTTGAATCATTCCGTACAATTAAAAGGTGAACGAGGCGGCGTGATTGAATTCAGGAAATATTACAGCGGATATTTGCACGGCTATTACGGAGTCTCTAAGTTACGCGCAGAACTAATGCAGTTTACTGACCAGCAATCTGTGTTAGATATGCTTCATCTGTTTTTAGAAAAACAGGTAGTCGCAGTTTAG
- the polX gene encoding DNA polymerase/3'-5' exonuclease PolX, whose product MDKKQVSDILDEIGTLLELKGENPFKCRAFHNAARTIGALTQDLNELVQSGQLKTIKGIGQSLSENITEIVQTGTMKYYEELKASLPPGLLGMLRIQGLGPKRIKILYEKLEIKSVEELKAACEQHRLAKLEGFGEKTEENILNGIELLKKHVDKHHYSSAKKAADKIVEVIKQQKGIIRCEVAGSLRRRKEVIGDIDILVSAKKSDTDNIMDAFTSHPDVERIIGKGETKSSVLLKSAINCDLRVVNDDEFPFALNYFTGSKEHNIEMRSRAKQFGWSLNEYGFSELGAEEKRGKAKRIIKCKTEEDIYKAIELEYIPPELRENMGEFEASEKNKLPKLVEEKDIRGTFHCHTTYSDGANTLLEMAEATMKLGWEYLGIADHSKIATYAGGLSEAKVKQQSKEIEQLNSTFKNFRLFKGTECDILPDGSLDWSDKVLSGFDYVVASVHSKFKMTEAEATNRIIKALKNKYVTMLGHPTGRLLLERDGYPVNMKDVIDAAADYGKIIEINSHPYRLDLDWRWCHYAKEKGVMICLNPDAHNTDGLPDVLYGVGIARKGWLEQSDILNTRSLQEVIKYLKL is encoded by the coding sequence ATGGACAAAAAACAAGTATCAGACATCCTCGATGAAATCGGAACATTGCTTGAATTGAAAGGAGAGAATCCTTTCAAATGCAGAGCATTCCACAATGCCGCACGAACAATCGGCGCACTGACACAAGATTTGAACGAACTCGTTCAATCAGGTCAACTCAAAACCATTAAAGGCATCGGTCAATCGCTTTCAGAAAACATCACTGAGATTGTTCAAACAGGAACGATGAAATATTATGAGGAATTGAAAGCCTCTCTCCCGCCGGGCTTGCTTGGGATGTTACGCATTCAAGGATTGGGACCGAAGCGTATTAAAATCTTGTATGAGAAACTTGAAATCAAATCAGTTGAAGAATTGAAAGCGGCGTGCGAACAACATCGGCTTGCAAAGTTAGAAGGATTTGGAGAAAAGACGGAAGAAAACATCCTGAACGGAATTGAACTTCTGAAGAAGCACGTTGACAAACACCATTATTCATCTGCGAAGAAAGCGGCGGATAAGATTGTTGAAGTCATCAAACAACAAAAAGGAATTATTCGATGTGAAGTTGCGGGAAGTCTTCGACGGCGGAAAGAAGTTATCGGCGATATTGATATTCTTGTGAGCGCGAAGAAATCGGACACCGACAACATTATGGATGCGTTTACTTCTCATCCCGATGTTGAACGTATCATCGGGAAAGGAGAAACAAAATCGAGTGTACTCCTCAAGTCAGCAATTAACTGTGACTTGCGGGTTGTGAACGATGACGAATTCCCGTTCGCACTCAATTATTTCACCGGAAGTAAAGAACATAACATCGAAATGCGTTCACGGGCGAAACAATTTGGCTGGAGTCTGAACGAGTACGGGTTCTCCGAACTCGGCGCAGAGGAAAAACGAGGCAAAGCCAAACGCATCATCAAATGCAAAACGGAAGAGGATATTTACAAAGCAATTGAACTTGAATACATTCCTCCCGAACTTCGCGAAAACATGGGAGAGTTTGAAGCATCGGAAAAGAACAAACTACCGAAACTTGTCGAGGAGAAAGATATTCGCGGAACGTTTCATTGCCACACAACCTACAGCGATGGCGCAAACACACTTCTCGAAATGGCAGAAGCAACGATGAAACTCGGCTGGGAATATCTCGGCATTGCAGACCACAGCAAGATTGCCACCTATGCAGGCGGATTAAGTGAGGCGAAAGTGAAACAACAGTCCAAAGAAATCGAACAACTTAATAGCACGTTTAAGAATTTCCGGCTGTTCAAGGGAACCGAGTGCGATATTCTTCCCGATGGTTCGCTCGATTGGAGCGACAAAGTTCTTTCGGGATTTGATTATGTTGTGGCTTCCGTTCATAGTAAGTTCAAAATGACTGAAGCGGAAGCAACAAATCGAATCATCAAAGCATTGAAGAATAAATATGTTACAATGCTCGGACATCCGACCGGACGATTGTTATTAGAACGAGACGGTTATCCTGTCAACATGAAAGATGTGATTGATGCCGCGGCGGATTACGGGAAGATTATTGAAATCAACTCGCATCCGTACCGGCTTGATTTGGATTGGCGATGGTGTCATTACGCAAAAGAAAAAGGCGTGATGATTTGTCTCAACCCGGATGCTCATAACACCGACGGTTTGCCGGATGTGTTGTACGGCGTCGGTATCGCACGAAAAGGTTGGTTGGAACAATCGGATATTCTGAACACGCGCTCGTTACAGGAAGTTATTAAATATTTGAAATTGTAA
- a CDS encoding tetratricopeptide repeat protein → MEIIGYIILGLSIIITLGWCINIRHKATYEQATEKAMELQGFLMTASIILVFVIPLSSFHLLWMLPVSFILGLLSVTTPLKVLWIFSSIYFSFWYIGISNPGRKFFLDGDYKKAVAALKDEINKKPSSAEAYFNLALAYGKLGQHDNEISAYEEASKLTPNKPETYFNLGNAYIDKGDKHKAIEVFKQAISLRPDYLKAHYIMCKTYAEIGDKENALKELEIVRKTDSRSADELASIIKTV, encoded by the coding sequence ATGGAAATCATCGGATACATCATTTTAGGACTAAGCATTATAATCACACTGGGTTGGTGCATCAACATTAGACACAAAGCGACGTATGAACAAGCGACTGAGAAAGCAATGGAACTTCAAGGATTTCTAATGACAGCTTCCATAATTTTAGTTTTTGTTATTCCGCTTTCATCATTTCATCTGCTTTGGATGCTTCCAGTTTCTTTTATTTTAGGACTACTAAGCGTGACAACTCCGCTTAAAGTTCTTTGGATTTTTTCTTCCATCTACTTTTCATTTTGGTATATCGGCATAAGTAATCCTGGACGAAAGTTTTTTCTGGACGGTGATTATAAAAAAGCTGTCGCTGCTTTGAAAGACGAAATAAACAAGAAGCCATCTTCAGCAGAAGCCTATTTTAACCTTGCACTTGCTTACGGAAAATTAGGACAGCACGACAATGAAATTTCTGCTTACGAAGAAGCAAGTAAACTAACTCCGAATAAACCCGAAACATATTTCAATTTGGGTAACGCATACATAGACAAAGGTGACAAACACAAAGCTATTGAGGTATTCAAACAAGCAATCAGTTTAAGACCTGACTACCTAAAAGCACATTACATAATGTGTAAGACATACGCTGAAATAGGAGACAAAGAAAATGCTCTTAAAGAATTGGAGATAGTCAGAAAAACGGACAGCCGAAGTGCTGACGAGTTAGCTTCAATCATTAAAACAGTTTGA